The Chitinophaga caeni genome segment TGGCCATCAACAGCGGTGTCCAATATTACAGTAGTTCCAACCTTTCCGAAGCATTTTACATGATGATACAGGCATTTTTCCTCTTCGCCTGTTTCAAGCTCGTTGATAACCAGAAAGAGCAAAAAAACTTTAAACAGCTTTTAAAATACTGGTTGTTATTCGGGTTTGCATCTTTATTGATATCACTCAGTAAAAACGTGGCACTGCTGGCACCCTTAACTTTGCCAATTTATTACTTGTTCCAAAAACAATGGAAAAATGCGGCCCTGGCTTTCGGTTTCTTCATGGCATTCAAGATTCCGTACGAAATATTACTCAGGGCTATTTACGGTGCCAATACGGTGGTTGCCCAGATGGATCAAGTCCTGGCAAAAGATATGTACCATTACGAATATGGCCGTGAAACATTCAGCGGCTTCGTACAACGCCTATTCGACAACCTGAAGATCTATATTTCTGGAGATGTTTGGGCATTCTTCGGGTTCAGATCAGAGCCGGTACAAGGTACGCCCGTGGCTTACTGGATGTTGTTTGTAGCCATCTGCGGTTACGGGGCTTGGCATGCGTTTAAAAATAACAAGTATATTTTCCTGGTGTTCATTTACCTGGTAGTGATGATGGGAACGACCTTCGTAGCCTTGCAACCCGCCGTGGCGCAAAGCCGCATCGTGGTGATTTACATACCTTTGCTGTATCTCATGTTCTTCTACAGCATCAAGGCCATCACTTCCTGGGGATCGGCTACGTTGACCAATGTGGTAGTTGGCGTAGTTTGCCTATTTATGTTTACCCTAACGATCCGTAAAACCAGTGCCCAGGGTAAAATCACGACGAACGAGCTGAAACACAATCTCAGCGGGGAAGAATTTTACGGCTTTACACCGGACTGGGTCAACTACCTGGAGATGGGTAAATATATTGCCAATAATATTCCGAAAGAGAAATTAGTCGCGGCCAGGAAACCCAATACTTTAACCTTATACTCCAAGGGGCGCCCCTATTACGGTGTATATAAAGTTTCGGATAATGCAACCGCCGATGATCTATTAAAAGAATTAAAAGACAACAACGTGCATTACCTGGTACTGGCAAGTTTGCGAGCCAACCCTGCCGTAGCTGTAGAAGGACAAATCATCAATACCTTGCACCGGATGGCTAGCAAGATAGCGGAGAAATATCCAACCAAGGTGAAAATCATTTACCAGATCGGTAAAACAGAGCCATGCTACCTCGTTGAAATCGTCTATTAAAAAGTTTACAGATCCAGTATAAACAGGGAATGGTAACACGACCATTCCCTGTTCCGTTTAAAAAATAAATCCCGCGCTAATATTTGAAATGAATTAAATTCATTATAAATTTGTAATACTTTATTGCAAAGGAAATGGTGTCTTCCTTCTCCAACCGCTGCACCCGTAGCTAATGGCGCCTACAAATAACAACATTCTTGTTAAGTTAATTTATTTGTAGGACATGGGTTCATCACAACAGAAATTTTATACTTCTCCCCTGGCAGTCATTAATCACTTAGTAAAGTGGACTTTATTAAGCATTCCCGTATCAGTAATTACCGGAAGCCTTGTTGCCTTATTTTTATGGTCACTGGAAGAAGCCACGCATTTACGTTACGAATTTCCCATATTGCTATGGGGCTTACCTGCCTCCGGTTTATTGATTTACTGGTTATATAAAATCGGTGGCAAAAATGCGGAAGCCGGCAATAATTTGGTAATTGATGAGATCCATAAACCGGGTGCGGGTGTACCCGCGCGAATGGCTCCGCTGGTACTAATAACTACGGTCATCACCCATTTATTCGGCGGATCGGCAGGGCGTGAAGGAACCGCCGTTCAAATCGGCGGCAGCATGGCTGCCTGGGTAGCGAAGGTCTTTAAATTAGGCAACCAGGATGTAAAGATTATACTGATGTGCGGCGTAGCCGGCGGTTTCGGGGCCGTATTCGGGACGCCAGTTACCGGCGCCGTTTTCGCCTTGGAAGTATTAGCCATCGGGAGTGTTCAATACATCGCTTTACTGCCATGCCTGATTACGAGCCTTTTTGCCAACTGGGTTTGCATTAGTTGGAACATCCACCATACGCAATACAATATACTATTTGAAGGCAGCCACGATGAATGGATCCCTTATCTACATGTGGATGTATTATTAATCCTTAAAGTCGTGATAGCTTCTATCGCCTTTGGCCTGGCCAGTAATTTATTTGCTGTTTTGACCCATAATATTAAACATCTCTCTAAAAAATTTATTAAGAAAGCTTACCTCGTTCCAGTTGCCGGCGGCCTGGTTATAATTTTGCTTACCTATCTAATTCAAACCACCGATTATAACGGGTTGGGCGTGTCCGGGCCATTCCCGGATAGCGTTAATATTGTTAATGCATTCCATGCCGGCAATGTAGAATATTATAGTTGGTTGTTAAAGTTAGTCTTTACGGCCATCACGTTGGGCATGGGCTTTAAAGGTGGGGAAGTCACCCCGTTATTTTTTATCGGCGCCACCCTGGGAAATACCATGGCCTTATTGCTTGGAGCGCCGGTAGATTTGTTGGCTGCCGTTGGATTTATCGCCGTATTCGCCGGCGCTACCAATACGCCGATAGCCTGTACATTGATGGGAATAGAATTATTTGGGGGCACACATCTCGTTTATTTCGCGATCGGATGTTTCACCGCTTATTATTTCAGTGGCCACACCGGTATTTATGCATCGCAAAAGAAATTGATGCAAAAAATCGTTTAAAACCGGGTATTATTAAGCCCGGATATTATGAACAGGCATAGATTCGTTAATTAACAGGATAAGCCCAACTTGTTCGCCGAAAAATTGTTACTTTATTAGAGGAAACCCGATTTTCTTATCCCCTTCAAAAAAATGAGAGGTTATGAATGCTCCGTATATTCCACAAAATCATCAGCAGGTAATTCCTTACCTCATTTTACGGCAACCAACTAAGTTCCTGCTGTTTACCAAGGAAGTATTCGATGCTAAAGAACTGGATATTATCTACCATGAAGATAAGACTACTATAATGCATGCTGAAATCATGATCGGTGATTCCGTTATCATGTTCGCATCAACAACAGAACAGTATGCAGAACAAGTGGCCGGCCTATTTATATATGTAGATGATGCGGATGCCCGCTTCGAAAAAGCCTTGGCACATGGCGCTAGAAGCATCAAGGAACCATCCGATGAATGCTATGGACGTAGTTCCGGCATACTTGATCCATGCGGGAATACTTGGTGGATCACGAAAGCAGAACCGCCAAGTTGACGGGGAATATTACTAATCTTCTTCGGTTTCATCACCGGAATATTGTTGCCACAAAGTGCGGTATTGATTAAGCAGTGCAGATTTCTGTAAGAACCCAACGGGTTTGCCATTTTTAACAACCGGAAGTAACCAAGCGTTGTGATGATCGAACTTCTCCATGATCCGGTTCACATCTTCTCCCACGTAAATTATTGCTGGCGGGACTTGCATTACGTTCTTGATCGAAAGTTGTTCATACTTGGAATGATCAAAGATGTACGGCCGGATATTTTCCAGTGTTACATATCCTTGAAATATCCCCTTCTCATCCGTGATCGCGATAAAAGGATAATTACTTTGTTCCAACAAGTTAATCAACTCTTTGAAAGGCGCTGAAATAACCATCTGGCCGAAAGTTGTTTGCATAAGCTTAGCAGCATTCAGCATGGAAGTGATATTCCGGTCATGCGTACGGGTGAAAATTTTTCCTTCCTCGGCCAGTTGTTTCAATTCCGGTGATACTTTCGAGAAACGTTTTACCACCACGAAAGAAACGCAGGCAACGATCATCAACGGTATAAATAAGTCGTACCCCGTGCTGGATTCAGCGATCAGGAATATGGCGGTCAAAGGGGCATACAACACGCCGCCCATCACGCCTGCCATCGCAACGATAACGAAATTCGTTACCGGCACATCTAACCCGATTAACTTGCATATTGAAGCGAAGAAAAATCCGACAAAAGCGCCACCGAATAAGCTCGGGGCAAAGTTACCACCGTTACCACCGGCATTGATAGTAACTGAAGTTGCAATAGCCTTTAGTATAAATACACAACCAACGAATAATAAGATCAATGCATCATTGACATGTATATATTTAAAGAAACTATTTTCTATAATCCCGGCCATCCCATCGTTGGCCAACTGTTTAACAGAAGAGTAGCCCTCACCGAACAAGGGTGGTAATGCCACGCATAGCAAGGATAATACGGCGCCGCCGATCATTGCCTTCTGTATAGAAGATACTTTCAGGCTTTTGAAGTAGTGTTCAATTTTACCGCCAATAACTACGAAATAACGGGCATACAGGCCGCACATTACACCGAGTATAATATAAAGCGGCACATTTTTATAATCAAACGCCGTGCGGGATTCAAAGTGAAACAATGCATCTTCATGCAAGATGATCTTCGACAGTAAACTACCGCAAACGGCGGCCACGATCAAGGGAATAAAATCGGAAAATACGATACCCGTTAAGAGGATTTCCACCGCGAACATCATCCCGGCAATCGGGGCATTGAAGGCGGCGGCGACTCCCGCCGTTGCACCCGCGGCCAATAATAAGGTCCGTTCCTTATAATTAAGCTTATATGTTTGCGAATAATTCGAACCGATAGCGGCGCCCGTTACAGCCATAGGGCTTTCTAAACCCGCCGATCCACCGAGGCCCACGGTAACCGCACTTTGCAATATCTGTGAAAACATTTTCACCCGCGGTACATTACTAGCATTCCTGGCAATTTCGTATAAAATAGCAGGTATCCCTTTCCTAGCCTGCCCTTTAAAGAACCACTG includes the following:
- a CDS encoding chloride channel protein yields the protein MGKYSRIKAYHSFYRFKRDVEKYSIQKAKQYEIVLMWLHSKMSRSQFLLLSGVLVGCTAGLAGVALKMLVNYIHYIISHKVHFGTQLFFYAVFPFLGIVLTTLMVQWFFKGQARKGIPAILYEIARNASNVPRVKMFSQILQSAVTVGLGGSAGLESPMAVTGAAIGSNYSQTYKLNYKERTLLLAAGATAGVAAAFNAPIAGMMFAVEILLTGIVFSDFIPLIVAAVCGSLLSKIILHEDALFHFESRTAFDYKNVPLYIILGVMCGLYARYFVVIGGKIEHYFKSLKVSSIQKAMIGGAVLSLLCVALPPLFGEGYSSVKQLANDGMAGIIENSFFKYIHVNDALILLFVGCVFILKAIATSVTINAGGNGGNFAPSLFGGAFVGFFFASICKLIGLDVPVTNFVIVAMAGVMGGVLYAPLTAIFLIAESSTGYDLFIPLMIVACVSFVVVKRFSKVSPELKQLAEEGKIFTRTHDRNITSMLNAAKLMQTTFGQMVISAPFKELINLLEQSNYPFIAITDEKGIFQGYVTLENIRPYIFDHSKYEQLSIKNVMQVPPAIIYVGEDVNRIMEKFDHHNAWLLPVVKNGKPVGFLQKSALLNQYRTLWQQYSGDETEED
- a CDS encoding ArnT family glycosyltransferase, whose protein sequence is MQSKTPAPGKKKGGKAALETQPLSQISFFDKHQTLLFGVCLLVFLLVGSLLFNTKLFLMGDDADYILDALHFVQNNTYPGGRSSLYAMVLGIPIAIFGVNVVVLKVCSFIFAITAFCLLFITFRNRIPSWILFVSLLFLAINSGVQYYSSSNLSEAFYMMIQAFFLFACFKLVDNQKEQKNFKQLLKYWLLFGFASLLISLSKNVALLAPLTLPIYYLFQKQWKNAALAFGFFMAFKIPYEILLRAIYGANTVVAQMDQVLAKDMYHYEYGRETFSGFVQRLFDNLKIYISGDVWAFFGFRSEPVQGTPVAYWMLFVAICGYGAWHAFKNNKYIFLVFIYLVVMMGTTFVALQPAVAQSRIVVIYIPLLYLMFFYSIKAITSWGSATLTNVVVGVVCLFMFTLTIRKTSAQGKITTNELKHNLSGEEFYGFTPDWVNYLEMGKYIANNIPKEKLVAARKPNTLTLYSKGRPYYGVYKVSDNATADDLLKELKDNNVHYLVLASLRANPAVAVEGQIINTLHRMASKIAEKYPTKVKIIYQIGKTEPCYLVEIVY
- a CDS encoding VOC family protein produces the protein MNAPYIPQNHQQVIPYLILRQPTKFLLFTKEVFDAKELDIIYHEDKTTIMHAEIMIGDSVIMFASTTEQYAEQVAGLFIYVDDADARFEKALAHGARSIKEPSDECYGRSSGILDPCGNTWWITKAEPPS
- a CDS encoding voltage-gated chloride channel family protein: MGSSQQKFYTSPLAVINHLVKWTLLSIPVSVITGSLVALFLWSLEEATHLRYEFPILLWGLPASGLLIYWLYKIGGKNAEAGNNLVIDEIHKPGAGVPARMAPLVLITTVITHLFGGSAGREGTAVQIGGSMAAWVAKVFKLGNQDVKIILMCGVAGGFGAVFGTPVTGAVFALEVLAIGSVQYIALLPCLITSLFANWVCISWNIHHTQYNILFEGSHDEWIPYLHVDVLLILKVVIASIAFGLASNLFAVLTHNIKHLSKKFIKKAYLVPVAGGLVIILLTYLIQTTDYNGLGVSGPFPDSVNIVNAFHAGNVEYYSWLLKLVFTAITLGMGFKGGEVTPLFFIGATLGNTMALLLGAPVDLLAAVGFIAVFAGATNTPIACTLMGIELFGGTHLVYFAIGCFTAYYFSGHTGIYASQKKLMQKIV